Proteins encoded within one genomic window of Anopheles gambiae chromosome 3, idAnoGambNW_F1_1, whole genome shotgun sequence:
- the LOC133393928 gene encoding uncharacterized protein LOC133393928, with protein MLKKWFNNKYVLTKQHLNAIINWPKLRNKGTKGIHNLVDGFERHTKLLSQLGEDASGYGMLLTQLLVSKLDEETKHDWETRILDAAAADYRLTGRHPQRRLVANVLASNSPIVCENCNEAHHLWRCDAFQLLTLEERASFVRARKLCNNCLSPGHWAKTFKSRFRCTHCSGKHHTLMHGNLKLEQSIQPKDRRFDRQHEVTNLTAISIPVAKANQVLLSTAIIKVKSANGQWIFVKALLDNVAQVNLMTEALCERLGLAKNINSMRLFGVGRRSVSTSRSVSTSNAARKEKYEQQMDFVFMPRITEYQPSVDVTAIRTNLPRDFDFADPNFDEMQDIELLLRSDFLSFFCQSKETDLILERPKDHYQL; from the exons ATGCTAAAAAAGTGGTTTAACAACAAGTATGTTCTGACAAAACAACACCTGAATGCGATCATTAATTGGCCAAAATTGAGAAACAAAGGCACCAAAGGCATACATAACTTGGTGGACGGATTTGAACGGCATACGAAACTGTTGTCCCAACTAGGGGAAGATGCATCAGGTTATGGTATGCTGCTAACCCAACTTTTGGTATCTAAGCTAGATGAGGAAACCAAGCACGATTGGGAG ACTAGAATTCTTGATGCGGCAGCGGCGGACTATCGTCTTACAGGAAGGCACCCTCAACGACGTTTAGTGGCGAATGTTTTGGCTAGCAACTCACCAATAGTTTGCGAAAATTGCAACGAGGCGCATCATCTATGGCGATGTGACGCTTTCCAATTATTAACTCTGGAGGAGCGGGCTTCATTCGTAAGAGCGAGAAAATTGTGTAACAACTGTCTATCTCCTGGACATTGGGCGAAGACGTTTAAGTCGAGATTCAGGTGCACTCATTGTTCTGGTAAGCATCATACTTTAATGCATGGTAATTTAAAGCTGGAACAGAGCATTCAGCCAAAAGATCGACGTTTCGATAGACAGCACGAGGTAACTAATTTGACGGCTATTAGTATTCCAGTAGCAAAAGCGAATCAAGTGTTGCTATCTACGGCAATTATAAAGGTTAAATCAGCAAACGGGCAATGGATTTTTGTGAAAGCCCTATTAGATAATGTTGCACAAGTCAATTTGATGACAGAAGCTCTCTGTGAACGACTTGGTTTGgcgaaaaacataaatagcaTGCGGCTGTTTGGTGTTGGTAGGCGGAGTGTTTCTACCTCAAGATCCGTATCCACATCAAATGCTGCTCGAAAAGAGAAGTATGAGCAGCAGATGGATTTTGTGTTTATGCCGAGGATTACTGAATATCAACCAAGTGTAGACGTAACAGCAATAAGAACCAACTTACCTAGAGATTTCGACTTTGCCGATCCAAATTTTGATGAAATGCAAGACATAGAATTGCTATTGAGATCggattttttgtcatttttttgtCAGTCGAAGGAAACCGACCTTATATTAGAAAGGCCGAAGGACCACTACCAGCTTTAG